In Caloenas nicobarica isolate bCalNic1 chromosome 5, bCalNic1.hap1, whole genome shotgun sequence, a single genomic region encodes these proteins:
- the LOC135989081 gene encoding inositol 1,4,5-trisphosphate receptor-interacting protein-like 1 codes for MAIMEIFFGVWQILTLNVQSVGYEPDEETRERMEQRAEMLSREMTRLWQEVEEMSQEQTKQEQSGFAWASLLLSALQHWQCWAVAGVLVLLFGLCWWLRKRSREAETQEESSDRDVEEEEDEEGNDDANDPGRYLEDAIERRVQNRDRPCKAVKKLVGKFIVLFNKVFFDTWYPVLEKAIEVGSAFEGWSPHEEDIPYCLLVPLKPPRGHIFHLEPCSMWPGRNFRVRVELVCTCETEQPARETRCFLHDPKEEQRRNEGPSILRDLCTGSYLDVQKTAEWFQKMVRGFWKDLPESAAYRLMPLPSERSCKFRVLRGWEKRFLIELVFGVREGDSDIFLSGQYIEAAYTSRTLWPETYAVAEMKFFRHIASQAQPDSFHLRCLQLCDRNLAGRDFSAYALKTAVMHLLTTKPLSHWREGILLERLEDIMGYLQSCLKKRCLNHFFIANENVPEEIILPLDLRTAEPLNIFQHLAQNPNAHEKARLEFEEMRRRIRGLLLHGR; via the coding sequence ATGGCTATCATGGAGATTTTCTTCGGGGTTTGGCAAATTCTTACCCTGAACGTGCAGTCGGTCGGCTATGAGCCGGATGAGGAGACGCGCGAGCGCATGGAGCAGCGTGCGGAGATGCTGAGCCGGGAGATGActcggctgtggcaggaggtagaggagatgagccaggagcagacaaagcaggagcagagcggctttgcctgggcatccctgctcctctctgccttgcagcactggcagtgctgggccgttgctggagtcctggtcctgcttttcgggctctgctggtggctcaggaaaCGGAGCCGTGAGGCAGAGACACAAGAGGAGAGCTCCGACAGGGacgtggaggaggaggaagacgaagaagggAATGATGATGCAAATGACCCAGGAAGGTATTTGGAGGATGCCATAGAGAGGCGAGTTCAGAACCGGGACAGACCTTGCAAGGCTGTGAAGAAACTGGTGGGAAAATTCATCGTTCTCTTCAACAAGGTCTTCTTCGATACTTGGTacccagtgctggaaaaagccATTGAGGTGGGCAGCGCCTTCGAAGGTTGGAGTCCCCATGAAGAAGACATCCCCTACTGCCTGCTTGTGCCCCTGAAGCCCCCCCGTGGACACATCTTCCACCTGGAGCCATGCTCCATGTGGCCCGGGAGGAACTTCCGCGTCCGTGTGGAGTTGGTGTGTACCTGTGAGACGGAGCAGCCGGCGCGAGAGACACGTTGCTTCCTCCACGACcccaaggaggagcagaggaggaatgagGGCCCCAGCATCCTACGGGACCTCTGCACTGGCTCCTACCTGgatgtgcagaaaactgctgagtGGTTCCAGAAGATGGTGAGAGGTTTCTGGAAGGATCTGCCTGAGTCAGCCGCGTACCGCCTAATGCCACTGCCCTCCGAGCGCTCCTGCAAATTCCGGGTCCTGCGAGGCTGGGAGAAAAGGTTCTTAATCGAGTTGGTGTTCGGGGTGCGGGAAGGCGACTCTGACATCTTCCTGAGTGGCCAGTACATAGAGGCTGCCTACACCTCAAGGACCTTGTGGCCAGAGACCTACGCTGTGGCAGAGATGAAGTTCTTCCGGCATATCgccagccaggcacagcccgACAGCTTCCACCTCagatgcctgcagctctgcgacCGCAACCTGGCGGGCAGAGACTTTTCCGCCTATGCCTTGAAGACAGCTGTGATGCACCTGCTGACCACCAAGCCCCTGTCACACTGGCGCGAGGGTATTTTGTTGGAGCGGCTGGAGGACATCATGGggtacctgcagagctgcctgaagAAGAGATGCCTGAACCACTTCTTCATCGCCAATGAGAACGTGCCTGAGGAGATCATCTTGCCCCTGGATCTGCGAACGGCTGAACCGCTCaacatcttccagcacctggcGCAGAATCCTAACGCCCATGAGAAGGCACGGCTTGAGTTTGAGGAGATGCGGCGTCGGATTCGTGGACTCTTGCTCCACGGACGCTGA